From the Streptomyces syringium genome, one window contains:
- a CDS encoding dodecin, with the protein MSHHSHTYRVTEIVGSSPDGVDAAVRNGLARASQTLRNLDWFEVTQIRGHFDQGKVGHYQVGLKVGFRLEDSA; encoded by the coding sequence ATGTCGCACCACAGCCACACCTACCGCGTGACCGAGATCGTCGGTTCCTCCCCGGACGGCGTGGACGCCGCCGTTCGCAACGGGCTCGCCCGTGCCTCGCAGACCCTGCGCAACCTCGACTGGTTCGAGGTCACGCAGATCAGGGGGCACTTCGACCAGGGCAAGGTCGGTCACTACCAGGTGGGCCTGAAGGTCGGCTTCCGGCTGGAGGACAGCGCCTGA
- a CDS encoding phosphatidylinositol-specific phospholipase C domain-containing protein, with product MRAVTRTGMVAVAAAAAVATTVAPAGARTTGAAAGAATAPYSATTSVGLHNAYLQDKYPYFADALDSGASLLELDVWTNGFGGRAFRVSHANPVRNANNCEGATSPAELRTKSRNQPLAGCLADIRAWHDANPGHRPVFLKVEMKDGFNADSGRGPAELDALLTEKLGDALYRPADLVAGHGDLDRAVRAGGWPSRSALAGKFVVELIPGTVEEGNPADRLWTDREYATHLRDLAAAGRLRRAGAFPAVHGAVAGDPRTRYADASIRPWFVVFDGDAATYAKGGIDTAWYDDRHYLVVMTDAHKVPPVIDGTRPTEAEARARVTLMARNHASFATADWYPLPKALSTVVPRG from the coding sequence ATGCGCGCGGTCACGCGTACGGGAATGGTCGCGGTGGCGGCAGCGGCGGCGGTGGCCACCACGGTGGCCCCGGCGGGGGCGCGGACCACGGGCGCGGCGGCGGGCGCCGCCACCGCGCCCTACTCCGCGACGACGTCCGTCGGCCTCCACAACGCCTACCTCCAGGACAAGTACCCCTACTTCGCCGACGCCCTCGACTCCGGGGCCTCGCTCCTCGAACTCGACGTCTGGACGAACGGCTTCGGCGGGCGCGCCTTCCGCGTCTCGCACGCCAACCCGGTGCGCAACGCCAACAACTGCGAGGGTGCCACGTCCCCGGCCGAGCTGCGCACCAAGTCCCGCAACCAGCCCCTGGCCGGCTGCCTCGCCGACATCCGGGCCTGGCACGACGCCAACCCCGGCCACCGGCCCGTCTTCCTCAAGGTGGAGATGAAGGACGGCTTCAACGCGGACAGCGGACGCGGCCCCGCCGAGCTGGACGCCCTGCTCACCGAGAAGCTCGGCGACGCCCTCTACCGGCCCGCCGACCTCGTGGCCGGCCACGGCGACCTCGATCGGGCCGTACGGGCCGGCGGCTGGCCCAGCCGGTCGGCGCTCGCGGGCAAGTTCGTCGTCGAGCTGATCCCCGGCACGGTGGAGGAGGGCAACCCCGCCGACCGGCTGTGGACGGACCGGGAGTACGCCACGCACCTGCGCGACCTCGCCGCCGCCGGCCGGCTCCGCCGGGCGGGGGCCTTCCCCGCCGTGCACGGCGCGGTGGCCGGCGATCCGCGCACGCGCTACGCCGACGCCTCCATCCGCCCCTGGTTCGTGGTCTTCGACGGCGACGCCGCCACCTACGCCAAGGGCGGCATCGACACCGCCTGGTACGACGACCGGCACTACCTCGTGGTCATGACCGACGCGCACAAGGTGCCGCCCGTCATCGACGGCACCAGGCCGACCGAGGCCGAGGCGCGCGCCCGCGTCACCCTCATGGCCAGGAACCACGCCAGCTTCGCGACCGCCGACTGGTACCCCCTGCCGAAGGCCCTCTCCACGGTGGTCCCGCGCGGCTGA